A genomic window from Marispirochaeta aestuarii includes:
- the nadE gene encoding NAD(+) synthase — translation MRTVESVFNLKSLEIDASAEVERICRWIQETIALKMKRQGVVVALSGGIDSSTVAALCVRALGPDKVFGLQMPEQHSSEDTLELSGLVAGHFGIEAGHQDITEVLTALGCYARQEAAYRRLIPEYGPGWRAKIVLPGVLESGQLRLFSLVAVSPEGREIKKRLDHKSYLEIVAATNFKQRVRKMFEYYHADRLNYAVTGTPNRLEYDQGFFVKLGDGAADIKPIAHLYKSQVYQLAEYLGVPEKIRSRPPTTDTYSLPQSQEEFYFSLSYKKMDLCLYGKNKGIPREQVASAAGINLEQLERVYADIEQKRRTTSYLHMAPQLVENVL, via the coding sequence GTGCGAACAGTTGAGTCTGTGTTTAATCTGAAGAGCCTGGAGATTGATGCGTCAGCTGAGGTTGAACGTATCTGTCGATGGATTCAGGAGACCATCGCCTTAAAAATGAAGCGTCAGGGTGTAGTGGTAGCCCTTTCCGGCGGCATAGACAGCAGCACAGTCGCAGCATTGTGCGTCAGGGCCCTGGGGCCGGATAAGGTCTTCGGCCTGCAGATGCCGGAGCAACACTCCTCGGAGGATACCCTGGAATTAAGCGGACTGGTAGCAGGGCACTTCGGCATAGAGGCGGGGCACCAGGATATAACCGAAGTTCTTACTGCCTTGGGGTGCTATGCCCGACAAGAGGCGGCCTACCGCAGACTTATTCCGGAATATGGACCGGGATGGCGGGCAAAGATTGTACTTCCCGGAGTTCTGGAAAGCGGCCAGTTACGTTTGTTTTCCCTTGTAGCTGTTTCGCCGGAGGGCAGGGAAATAAAAAAGCGTCTGGACCATAAGTCCTACCTGGAGATTGTGGCGGCAACAAACTTTAAACAGCGGGTGCGCAAGATGTTCGAGTACTATCATGCGGACCGGCTGAATTATGCGGTTACGGGCACCCCGAACCGCCTGGAATACGACCAGGGATTTTTCGTCAAGCTTGGCGACGGAGCGGCGGATATAAAACCCATAGCCCACCTGTACAAGAGTCAGGTGTATCAGCTTGCGGAGTACCTCGGTGTACCGGAGAAGATCCGCAGCAGACCGCCTACAACGGATACGTACTCCCTGCCCCAGTCCCAGGAGGAGTTCTATTTTTCCCTCTCCTACAAAAAGATGGATCTGTGCCTGTACGGAAAAAACAAGGGTATTCCCCGGGAACAGGTTGCTTCCGCCGCCGGCATAAATCTCGAACAGCTGGAACGGGTCTACGCGGATATAGAACAGAAGCGGAGGACAACTTCCTACCTGCATATGGCTCCGCAGCTTGTTGAAAACGTGCTGTAA
- a CDS encoding acyl carrier protein gives MSDIVVKSNEVKNALKEFIVTNFMFGQDGLNFDNNDSFLERGIIDSTGILELIGYLEDTYAISIEDDELVPENLDSVNAVDAFVRRKLNGEAGANS, from the coding sequence ATGTCTGATATCGTGGTTAAATCTAATGAGGTAAAAAATGCTCTTAAGGAGTTCATTGTCACCAATTTCATGTTTGGTCAGGATGGTTTGAATTTTGATAACAATGACTCCTTCCTTGAAAGAGGAATAATTGACTCAACCGGAATCCTTGAACTGATAGGTTACCTGGAAGATACCTATGCAATAAGCATAGAAGACGATGAGCTGGTCCCGGAAAACCTGGATTCGGTAAACGCGGTGGACGCCTTTGTACGGAGAAAGCTGAATGGAGAGGCCGGTGCGAACAGTTGA
- a CDS encoding sugar transferase has translation MRRVKVGTLWSPSLTKDLGKYGIYSQDAMDRILQYERSRVDREGGCFSGLLLTPEEKGGADKIKSLIEVLKNCTRLIDHLGWYDETSLCVLLTATEIEGANLFANKVKSILDSRYQNGTYPHYTLAVFRYPDEKHHNESGNNADETGIYKNNKLRIDTRLIKRLSRNMPAWKRLLDIFGSLFGLVVLAPLLALVALYIKIVSPGPVFYKSVRVGYKGQNFTFLKFRTMHVNNDQGIHSQHATNFITQSDVPMEKLDAQDPRIIPGGRILRKACIDELPQLINILRGQMSLVGPRPCIPYEAESYLRWHAHRFNIVPGLTGLWQVSGKNKLTFREMIALDIAYSRKMTLALDLKIILLTLPAVIAMVGESVARRFFGEQKVYE, from the coding sequence ATGAGAAGAGTAAAAGTGGGAACCTTATGGAGTCCGTCGTTAACCAAAGACCTGGGAAAATATGGAATCTATTCTCAAGACGCCATGGACCGGATACTGCAATATGAACGCAGCAGGGTAGACCGGGAGGGCGGCTGTTTTTCCGGGCTACTTTTAACCCCGGAAGAAAAAGGGGGTGCGGATAAGATAAAAAGTCTAATTGAGGTGTTGAAAAACTGCACCCGCCTTATTGATCACCTTGGCTGGTACGATGAAACAAGCCTCTGTGTTCTGCTGACCGCAACGGAAATCGAAGGGGCAAATCTGTTTGCAAATAAAGTTAAGAGTATTCTGGATTCCAGATATCAGAACGGCACCTACCCGCACTATACATTGGCGGTATTCCGATATCCCGATGAGAAACACCATAACGAGAGCGGCAACAATGCCGACGAGACCGGGATCTATAAAAATAACAAGCTCCGAATCGACACTCGCTTGATTAAAAGGTTGAGCAGAAACATGCCGGCCTGGAAGCGTCTGCTGGATATATTCGGGTCCCTCTTTGGTCTCGTTGTTCTTGCACCTCTGCTTGCTCTTGTTGCGCTTTATATAAAAATAGTTTCCCCGGGACCGGTTTTCTATAAGTCCGTGCGGGTAGGGTACAAGGGGCAGAATTTTACCTTTCTTAAATTCCGGACCATGCATGTCAATAACGATCAGGGTATTCACTCCCAGCACGCTACAAACTTTATAACCCAGAGTGACGTACCTATGGAAAAGCTGGATGCACAGGACCCGAGAATAATTCCCGGCGGCCGGATACTGCGGAAGGCCTGTATAGATGAACTGCCCCAGCTGATAAACATTTTACGGGGCCAGATGAGTCTTGTAGGTCCCCGGCCCTGCATTCCCTACGAAGCGGAAAGTTATCTTCGCTGGCACGCCCACCGCTTTAATATCGTTCCCGGTTTGACCGGGCTGTGGCAGGTGAGCGGCAAGAACAAGCTGACCTTCCGTGAGATGATTGCTCTGGATATTGCCTATTCCCGGAAAATGACCCTGGCACTGGATCTGAAAATCATTCTTCTTACCCTGCCGGCGGTTATTGCAATGGTCGGTGAAAGTGTGGCCCGCCGTTTTTTTGGTGAACAAAAGGTGTATGAATAA
- a CDS encoding PilZ domain-containing protein encodes MEEKRGMTRYDLVVPAVVKVANSHRGLKGFQAYTRDVSSQGTFLKMKQPLELGRRVEIELYLSINKLQEFFKLHEQVCVKVRGEVIRIEQGGVGISFDKRYTILPSMGDIDTPPAEDLKEDA; translated from the coding sequence ATGGAAGAAAAACGTGGTATGACGAGATACGATCTTGTCGTTCCTGCCGTGGTGAAGGTTGCTAACAGTCATCGTGGTTTAAAGGGGTTTCAAGCCTACACTCGGGACGTCTCATCTCAAGGTACTTTCCTGAAGATGAAGCAACCCCTTGAGCTGGGACGCCGGGTGGAGATCGAACTTTACCTCTCCATTAACAAACTTCAGGAGTTTTTCAAGCTTCACGAACAAGTTTGTGTAAAGGTAAGAGGAGAAGTCATCAGGATTGAGCAGGGGGGCGTTGGAATCAGTTTCGACAAGCGCTATACCATTCTGCCGAGCATGGGAGACATCGACACTCCCCCGGCAGAGGATTTAAAAGAAGATGCCTGA
- a CDS encoding response regulator transcription factor yields the protein MDSPSGRQIVLMSADNLSNQMLVYSIKKELDVDCTIYSHSLNNFPEGSRFNPDTLSSGESSFLFLIDCKDADIETVTRSVIDNPQLNNHLIAFYNLSDYSESEVKALTKRVRGFFYTDDSMELFLKGVNAIFEGEVWISRQILLRYIMNHVEGHKKDAGQAVQLTQREQQILSLMSAGVGNEEIGDRLCISVNTVKTHMYNIYKKIQVSNRLQAALWAARNL from the coding sequence ATGGATAGTCCGAGCGGCCGACAGATTGTTTTAATGAGTGCCGACAATCTCAGTAACCAGATGTTGGTGTATTCCATAAAAAAAGAGCTGGATGTCGACTGCACGATCTACAGTCATTCCCTGAATAATTTCCCTGAGGGCTCCAGGTTCAACCCGGATACTCTTTCCTCCGGGGAGAGCAGCTTTCTGTTTCTTATCGATTGTAAGGACGCAGACATCGAGACTGTGACACGAAGTGTAATTGACAATCCGCAGCTAAATAACCATCTGATAGCGTTTTATAATCTTTCAGACTATTCTGAATCCGAGGTAAAGGCCCTAACCAAAAGAGTACGGGGATTTTTTTACACCGACGACAGTATGGAGCTCTTTCTTAAAGGGGTAAATGCAATCTTTGAGGGAGAGGTATGGATCAGCCGTCAGATACTGCTGCGGTATATAATGAACCATGTCGAGGGGCACAAGAAAGATGCAGGCCAGGCTGTTCAGTTGACCCAGCGGGAACAGCAGATTCTCTCTCTTATGAGTGCCGGCGTCGGTAACGAAGAGATCGGCGACAGATTATGCATAAGCGTAAACACTGTTAAAACCCACATGTACAATATCTATAAAAAGATACAGGTCTCCAACCGACTTCAGGCCGCTCTTTGGGCGGCACGAAATTTATAA
- the asnB gene encoding asparagine synthase (glutamine-hydrolyzing), with the protein MCGICGIFDTSGSPVRRETLDAMTDSLRHRGPEARGTWLERGIGLGHARLSIIDLATGDQPMSNEDASLWISFNGEVFNYLELRDELMARGHIFKTTSDTEVILHGYEEYGTDFFRRMNGQWACALWNTGRRELLLCRDRVGIAPLFFTSVSSKGGRRILFASEPKALFRDPGVPRELDPRGLAESFTFWTTVAPRSVFKGIRDLPPGRWIRFTEGSEQEGSYWELRYPPRSAETAGSAAEHARHLRETLVEATRLRFTRSDVPVAAYLSGGIDSSVTTAVIRNFTDTRIKTFSLRFADTEFDEGGYQEQMVSRLGTDHETLTVTNQDIGEVFPEVVAQAEKPLLRTAPAPMFLLSRFVRDSGYKVVVTGEGSDEMLGGYDIFREALVRDFIARAPESALRPEIIRHLYPWLQRNPASAPAFAKSFFSQSLDPADAALSHRPRWQSASGIMRLLHPDLQDEVAQYRVADVLLERMPAGAAGWHPLSRAQWLEITTLLAGYLLASQGDRMLMAHGVEGRFPFLDPDLIDLAAALPPRYKIMGLDEKYLLKYAFADLVPEQILRRPKQPYRAPDAGSFFSREPEWLKEITEPRQVRNSGVFNPQAVENLIQKCRRKKGQGMSNFDNMAVTAVLSTLLLQRQTAGSS; encoded by the coding sequence ATGTGCGGAATCTGCGGTATCTTCGACACCTCCGGCAGCCCCGTCCGGCGGGAAACCCTGGATGCCATGACAGACTCCCTGCGTCACCGCGGACCGGAAGCCCGGGGAACCTGGCTTGAGCGGGGTATCGGACTCGGTCATGCCCGGCTCTCCATAATCGACCTTGCCACCGGCGACCAGCCCATGAGCAACGAGGACGCTTCCCTGTGGATCAGCTTTAACGGCGAAGTCTTCAACTATCTGGAGCTGCGGGATGAGCTTATGGCCCGGGGACACATCTTCAAAACCACGAGCGATACGGAGGTCATACTTCACGGCTATGAGGAGTACGGGACCGATTTTTTCCGCCGGATGAACGGTCAGTGGGCCTGTGCGCTCTGGAACACCGGCAGGAGGGAGCTCCTTCTCTGCCGGGACAGGGTGGGCATCGCCCCCCTTTTTTTTACCAGTGTCTCAAGCAAAGGAGGCAGACGCATCCTATTTGCTTCGGAACCGAAGGCCCTTTTCCGCGATCCCGGGGTTCCCAGAGAGCTCGATCCCCGGGGCCTGGCGGAAAGTTTTACCTTCTGGACCACCGTAGCGCCCCGGAGTGTTTTTAAAGGTATCCGGGATCTCCCGCCGGGCAGGTGGATACGCTTTACTGAAGGCTCCGAACAGGAGGGTTCGTACTGGGAGCTCAGGTACCCCCCCCGCTCCGCCGAAACAGCAGGAAGCGCCGCCGAACATGCCCGGCACCTGCGGGAGACCCTTGTGGAAGCGACCCGGCTGCGCTTTACCCGAAGCGATGTACCGGTGGCGGCTTACCTTTCCGGGGGAATCGACTCCTCCGTTACCACCGCCGTTATCAGGAATTTCACCGATACCAGGATCAAGACCTTTTCCCTGCGTTTTGCGGATACCGAATTCGACGAGGGGGGCTACCAGGAGCAGATGGTTTCCCGCCTGGGCACCGATCACGAGACTCTGACAGTAACAAACCAGGACATCGGAGAGGTCTTTCCCGAGGTTGTGGCGCAGGCGGAAAAACCCCTCCTGCGGACGGCCCCGGCGCCCATGTTTCTGCTCTCCCGCTTTGTCCGGGACTCGGGCTACAAGGTCGTGGTTACCGGAGAGGGCTCGGACGAGATGCTCGGAGGCTACGACATCTTCCGGGAAGCCCTGGTTCGCGACTTTATCGCCAGGGCCCCGGAATCCGCCCTGCGCCCGGAGATTATCCGGCACCTCTATCCCTGGCTGCAGCGGAACCCGGCGTCGGCTCCGGCCTTCGCGAAGAGTTTTTTCAGCCAGTCTCTGGATCCGGCTGACGCTGCCCTCTCCCACAGGCCCCGCTGGCAGAGCGCCTCGGGGATCATGCGCCTTCTGCATCCGGATCTGCAGGACGAGGTCGCTCAATACCGGGTAGCGGATGTACTGCTTGAACGGATGCCCGCGGGGGCCGCCGGCTGGCACCCCCTCTCCCGTGCCCAGTGGCTCGAGATTACCACCCTGCTTGCAGGATACCTGCTTGCCTCCCAGGGAGACAGGATGCTGATGGCTCACGGCGTGGAGGGGCGTTTTCCCTTTCTCGATCCGGATCTTATCGATCTTGCAGCGGCCCTGCCCCCGCGCTACAAGATCATGGGCCTGGATGAGAAGTACCTGCTTAAATACGCCTTCGCAGATCTTGTACCGGAACAGATTCTCCGGCGACCCAAGCAGCCCTACCGGGCACCGGACGCCGGGAGTTTCTTCAGTCGGGAACCGGAATGGCTCAAGGAGATCACCGAGCCCCGGCAGGTGCGGAATTCCGGGGTCTTCAATCCACAGGCGGTGGAAAACCTGATACAGAAGTGCCGCAGAAAGAAGGGTCAGGGAATGAGCAACTTTGACAATATGGCAGTTACCGCTGTGCTTTCTACCCTTCTGCTTCAGAGGCAGACAGCAGGGTCTTCATAA
- a CDS encoding class I adenylate-forming enzyme family protein, giving the protein MLVHRLLEESCRRYPDKEALWFKENWMSYREIEERANRIARFLISENLRRGDRVVLLLENSFAFVCAYFGILKAGGVVVGLNTEITAEDLEYLVVNSDAEVLFIDGNRLHLYEAVREKLGQLKRIILNGDSEDSDRSDAVYLNSIMESGPADPPGVWGIDLDLAEIVYTSGSTGIPKGVMLTHLNLVSNMRSIVEYFGLTPEDRMMVILPFTYIYGKSLLLSHIMIGGSLVIDNRFTFPNTILKTMQKTSVTGFAGVPSTYSILVSRSSLKKMSFPSLRYVSQAGGHMAVSLAQEVKEAVSPAELWVMYGATEAAPRLSYLHPSMLETKIGSIGTPVPNVDLFVADEEGNPLPIGEEGEIVARGSNIMKGYWKDPDGTAEVLKNGLYFTGDLGRADNDGYIFIVGRKKDIIKVKGFRVSAKEIEERLMEMDEVVEAAVIGIPDPVLGEAVKAFIVLKDASGLDEQEVLKRLQPHLSAFKLPKQVEFRQELPKNKSGKIMKTLLSASEAEG; this is encoded by the coding sequence ATGCTGGTACACAGATTACTCGAAGAGTCATGCAGGCGGTATCCCGACAAGGAGGCCCTCTGGTTTAAAGAAAACTGGATGAGCTACCGGGAAATAGAAGAAAGGGCGAACCGGATCGCCCGCTTTCTGATAAGTGAGAATCTGAGGCGGGGAGACCGGGTGGTACTGCTTCTGGAGAACTCTTTTGCCTTCGTCTGCGCCTATTTCGGCATCCTCAAGGCCGGCGGAGTTGTGGTGGGCCTGAATACGGAGATAACGGCGGAGGACCTGGAGTACCTGGTTGTCAATTCCGACGCCGAGGTTCTGTTTATCGACGGGAACCGTCTGCACCTCTATGAGGCTGTCCGGGAAAAGCTCGGTCAGCTGAAGAGGATCATTCTGAACGGCGATTCAGAGGATTCCGACAGGTCGGATGCAGTGTATCTGAACTCCATAATGGAGTCCGGGCCGGCGGATCCCCCGGGGGTATGGGGCATCGACCTGGACCTGGCGGAGATTGTCTACACCTCGGGCAGTACGGGCATCCCCAAGGGGGTCATGCTGACCCATCTGAACCTGGTAAGCAACATGCGCTCCATCGTCGAGTATTTCGGCCTTACGCCGGAAGACAGGATGATGGTGATTCTTCCCTTCACCTATATCTACGGAAAGTCCCTTCTCCTGTCCCATATCATGATCGGGGGTTCTCTGGTTATTGACAACCGCTTTACCTTTCCCAATACGATACTGAAGACCATGCAGAAGACCTCGGTGACCGGTTTTGCCGGGGTTCCTTCGACCTACTCGATCCTTGTGAGCCGTTCCTCCCTGAAGAAGATGAGCTTCCCGTCCCTGCGCTATGTTTCCCAGGCCGGGGGACACATGGCTGTCTCCCTTGCACAGGAGGTCAAGGAGGCTGTCAGTCCCGCCGAACTCTGGGTCATGTACGGAGCAACCGAGGCGGCTCCCCGGCTCTCCTACCTGCATCCCTCCATGCTGGAGACCAAGATAGGCTCCATCGGTACGCCGGTGCCCAACGTGGATCTTTTTGTCGCCGATGAGGAGGGGAATCCTTTACCCATTGGCGAGGAGGGGGAGATCGTGGCCCGGGGATCGAACATTATGAAGGGCTACTGGAAGGACCCCGACGGGACGGCGGAGGTGCTGAAAAACGGTCTCTACTTTACCGGCGATCTGGGCAGGGCCGACAATGACGGCTATATCTTTATCGTGGGGCGTAAAAAGGACATCATCAAGGTAAAGGGATTCCGGGTCAGCGCCAAGGAGATAGAAGAGCGCCTCATGGAGATGGACGAGGTGGTGGAGGCCGCGGTAATCGGCATTCCCGATCCGGTACTGGGAGAGGCGGTAAAGGCCTTTATTGTTCTGAAGGACGCGTCCGGTCTCGATGAGCAGGAGGTCCTCAAACGTTTACAGCCTCACTTGAGCGCCTTCAAGCTGCCGAAACAGGTTGAGTTCAGACAGGAGCTTCCGAAGAACAAGTCGGGAAAGATTATGAAGACCCTGCTGTCTGCCTCTGAAGCAGAAGGGTAG
- the acpS gene encoding holo-ACP synthase produces MDKSMPICRNLPELPLNTFLTERRMSALGNDIVSIPRIASLLTRGGDRFMRRCFTPAEVSDCLGKANPPVHFAGRWAAKEAVFKALRLKWDRPFSWKEIEIVSGPDHAPLVRLSPAILKRYPPDQVPEILLSISHCSEYAYAVALALTGQKSEVKR; encoded by the coding sequence ATGGATAAAAGTATGCCGATCTGCAGGAATCTGCCTGAACTGCCCCTGAATACCTTTTTAACGGAACGGAGAATGTCCGCCCTGGGCAACGATATCGTTTCAATACCGAGAATAGCCTCCCTGCTTACCAGAGGGGGTGACCGCTTTATGAGACGCTGTTTTACCCCTGCGGAAGTATCGGATTGTCTGGGAAAAGCCAACCCGCCGGTACATTTCGCCGGCCGATGGGCGGCCAAGGAGGCGGTTTTCAAGGCTCTGAGGCTGAAGTGGGACCGGCCCTTCAGCTGGAAGGAGATTGAGATCGTCTCAGGCCCGGACCATGCCCCCCTGGTGAGGCTATCGCCGGCCATACTGAAAAGGTACCCGCCGGACCAGGTGCCGGAGATCCTGCTCTCCATATCCCATTGCAGTGAATATGCTTATGCCGTCGCCCTGGCCCTGACCGGGCAGAAATCTGAAGTAAAGAGGTAA
- a CDS encoding fibronectin type III domain-containing protein, translated as MKSGKLLFILITLAAVILTAGCVEPGMEIASSSFPPAELPPVGSSLTPYTVEGDSFTLAWNPSESEDLLGYNVYYRPHETETWLFLIDSDEAQLEVTSAMLPGGDYEFAVSSYTATEESDLHTSLDDTANPDTGWYLVWNQV; from the coding sequence ATGAAATCCGGAAAGCTTCTTTTTATACTGATAACACTCGCTGCAGTAATTCTTACCGCAGGCTGCGTAGAACCGGGAATGGAGATTGCATCCTCCTCTTTTCCGCCTGCTGAATTACCGCCTGTTGGATCTTCACTGACCCCCTATACCGTGGAGGGAGACTCCTTTACCCTGGCATGGAACCCCTCGGAATCAGAAGATCTTCTGGGATACAACGTCTATTACCGGCCCCACGAGACGGAAACCTGGCTCTTTCTTATCGACTCCGATGAGGCCCAGCTGGAAGTAACCTCCGCCATGCTCCCCGGCGGGGATTATGAGTTCGCAGTCTCCTCCTACACTGCCACCGAAGAGTCGGACCTCCACACATCCCTTGACGACACCGCCAACCCGGATACCGGCTGGTACCTGGTCTGGAATCAGGTCTGA
- the hisF gene encoding imidazole glycerol phosphate synthase subunit HisF: MYRKRIIVCLDVRDGKTTKGIKFKGNVDIGDPVQMAKEYYQGGVDELVFYDITASSEGRGIMIDVVERVAQQIFIPFSVGGGISSPSDMRACLLAGAEKISVNSQAVKFPGIIEEGAGLFGRQCIVLGMDALKDAEMPSGYRVVINGGRTPTDLDALEWALTAERLGAGEIVLNSIDADGTRDGYELDLTRMISTAVNIPVVASGGAGKPEHLAEVFTKGAADAALIASMVHYGDYSVRQIKEFLRDQGVSVRMDW; encoded by the coding sequence ATGTACCGCAAAAGGATCATCGTCTGCCTGGATGTTCGGGACGGCAAGACCACCAAGGGTATCAAGTTCAAGGGAAACGTCGACATCGGCGATCCTGTACAAATGGCAAAAGAGTATTACCAGGGCGGGGTTGACGAGCTTGTCTTTTACGATATTACCGCCTCATCCGAGGGACGGGGCATCATGATCGATGTGGTTGAACGGGTGGCCCAGCAGATTTTTATCCCCTTTTCGGTGGGAGGCGGAATCTCTTCGCCCTCGGACATGCGGGCCTGTCTGCTGGCAGGGGCAGAGAAGATAAGCGTCAACTCCCAGGCGGTCAAGTTTCCCGGAATCATCGAAGAAGGGGCGGGGCTTTTCGGCCGCCAGTGTATCGTTCTGGGTATGGATGCCCTGAAGGATGCGGAAATGCCTTCAGGCTACCGGGTCGTAATCAACGGCGGCCGTACTCCCACCGATCTGGATGCCCTGGAATGGGCTCTGACCGCCGAGCGGCTGGGAGCCGGAGAGATCGTCCTGAACTCCATCGATGCAGACGGCACCCGGGACGGCTACGAACTCGACCTGACCAGAATGATCTCCACGGCCGTCAATATTCCCGTGGTCGCCTCCGGCGGTGCCGGGAAGCCGGAGCATCTGGCGGAGGTCTTTACAAAAGGGGCTGCCGATGCCGCCCTGATCGCCTCCATGGTTCACTACGGCGACTATTCTGTCCGTCAGATCAAGGAGTTTCTGCGGGACCAGGGCGTATCGGTCAGAATGGACTGGTAG
- the hisH gene encoding imidazole glycerol phosphate synthase subunit HisH — translation MKIGVIDYEAGNLRSVETALRHIGADFSVHEDPESILKCDGIVFPGVGEASSSMRVLRHRGLDQAIREFVEAGKPLFGICIGCQVLLDHSEEADTSCLGIIPGRVRLFKGGQGLKIPHMGWNTVTQNRRHPIFRDVPDGASFYFVHSYYPEVADRTLEIGTCEYGERFSAIYARDNIVATQFHPEKSGRFGLQLLENFLKGGLE, via the coding sequence GTGAAAATCGGTGTAATAGATTATGAAGCAGGAAACTTAAGGAGCGTGGAAACCGCCCTGCGCCATATAGGGGCGGACTTCAGCGTTCATGAAGACCCCGAATCCATTCTAAAGTGCGACGGAATAGTATTTCCCGGGGTGGGAGAGGCATCATCCTCCATGCGGGTTTTACGGCACCGCGGCCTTGACCAGGCTATCCGTGAGTTCGTAGAGGCGGGTAAGCCCCTGTTCGGTATCTGTATAGGCTGCCAGGTGCTTCTGGACCACTCCGAAGAGGCGGACACCAGCTGCCTTGGCATTATTCCCGGCAGAGTCAGGCTCTTCAAGGGAGGCCAGGGGCTGAAGATACCCCACATGGGCTGGAATACCGTGACGCAGAACAGGAGGCACCCTATCTTCAGGGACGTACCCGACGGCGCCTCCTTCTATTTTGTCCACTCCTACTACCCGGAGGTGGCAGACAGGACCCTGGAGATCGGTACCTGTGAATACGGTGAGCGCTTCTCTGCAATCTACGCCAGGGACAATATAGTGGCAACCCAGTTCCATCCGGAAAAGTCGGGACGCTTCGGTCTCCAGCTGCTGGAGAATTTCCTGAAAGGGGGGCTTGAATAG